The stretch of DNA AAATCAGCCATTTTAACCTTTTCTTCATCGGGCATCTGATTTCTCATGCGGGCAATCACCTGCTCATAGGTGAGCTGATCGCGGGCCTGCACCCGCCTGATACGCTCCGCCTGCGGTGCATACACCACGATGATGGTATCCAGAATCCGATGGGATCCGCTTTCAAACAATATGGCGGATTCTTCAATCGCATAAGGCACCTGTTCAAGATGCTCCATCCACTGTTTTACATCCCGGGTCACAACCGGATGTACCAGTGCATTCAGCTTTGCCAACAGGGGTTTGTTGTTGAAAACCTTCTCGGCAATAAACTGCCGGTTGAGTTTTCCTTCCACATACGCCTCGGGGCCCATAAGTTGTCGGATAGCTTCTGCCAGGTGCTTGTCCTCCTGCATGAGCTCCTTCGCCCTTTGATCCGCATAATAAACCGGCACGCCCAACAATTCAAAAATTTTACAAACAGTGGTTTTGCCACTTCCTATCCCTCCGGTAACTCCTGTCTTTAGCATACAGTGATTTACTTGTGTACAATGAATTCA from Chitinophagales bacterium encodes:
- the coaE gene encoding dephospho-CoA kinase, with translation MLKTGVTGGIGSGKTTVCKIFELLGVPVYYADQRAKELMQEDKHLAEAIRQLMGPEAYVEGKLNRQFIAEKVFNNKPLLAKLNALVHPVVTRDVKQWMEHLEQVPYAIEESAILFESGSHRILDTIIVVYAPQAERIRRVQARDQLTYEQVIARMRNQMPDEEKVKMADFVIYNDMRHSLIKQVLAIHHILLSMSREEFKGSAPSPTEG